One Streptomyces sp. BA2 DNA window includes the following coding sequences:
- a CDS encoding DNA primase family protein encodes MTPRPDRSNVLVDFDADVATALPESVATPDGLLPDSLTDRGNAKLFVKLYAADYRHVPGLGWYRWDSTRWQIDEDDTVIWAAGDLAEAIAVNDPRGTHTTTALQQHRRRALSTSGMNAMLSQAKSAPGMVLNAALLDADPYVLCTPTGIVDLRTGLARTPDSNKDFHSRSTAVGPRPMPTPRWNRFLADTFGDDDEGTEMIGFLQLLLGYSVTGDVGGQVMPFLFGVGKNGKSVLLDVLMKLLGDYADAAPPGFLMARPFEGHPTDLAELHGRRVIVCSEVKPGDKFDEARVKLLTGGDRIKARRMRQDFFSFAPTHKLWLLGNHRPEVGTGGFAFWRRMRLIPFERTVSDDRKIDNLADILVTEEGPGILNWLIEGARRYLAGDKDLTGPERVRIATSAYAETEDHIGRFLGESCVLHPDQRAEQAQLYAAYKAWCHHEGVPAMTSRSFAARVRETVGLASPKQMILSNQRKHYPGIGLLAEEEDA; translated from the coding sequence ATGACGCCGAGGCCGGACCGGAGCAACGTACTGGTCGACTTCGACGCGGATGTGGCCACGGCGTTACCGGAAAGCGTCGCCACGCCTGACGGACTGCTCCCGGACAGCCTCACCGATCGTGGCAACGCCAAGCTCTTCGTGAAGCTCTACGCCGCCGACTACCGGCATGTGCCCGGCCTTGGCTGGTACCGCTGGGACAGCACGCGCTGGCAGATCGACGAGGACGACACCGTGATCTGGGCGGCAGGCGACCTCGCCGAGGCCATCGCCGTGAACGACCCGCGCGGCACGCACACCACCACGGCGCTGCAGCAGCACCGCAGGCGGGCGCTGAGCACCTCCGGCATGAACGCGATGCTCAGCCAGGCCAAGTCCGCGCCGGGCATGGTGCTCAACGCGGCACTCCTGGACGCCGACCCCTACGTCCTGTGCACCCCCACGGGCATCGTGGATCTGCGCACCGGGCTCGCGCGCACCCCGGACTCCAACAAGGACTTCCACTCGCGCTCGACCGCGGTCGGCCCCCGCCCGATGCCGACCCCGCGCTGGAACCGGTTCCTCGCCGACACCTTCGGGGACGACGACGAGGGCACCGAGATGATCGGCTTCCTGCAGCTGCTGCTCGGCTATTCGGTCACCGGTGATGTCGGTGGCCAGGTCATGCCGTTCTTGTTCGGCGTCGGCAAGAACGGCAAGTCCGTCCTCCTGGACGTCCTGATGAAGCTGCTGGGTGATTACGCGGATGCCGCTCCGCCCGGTTTCCTGATGGCCCGTCCCTTCGAGGGGCACCCCACCGATCTGGCCGAGCTGCACGGCCGCCGGGTCATCGTGTGCTCCGAGGTCAAGCCGGGGGACAAGTTCGACGAGGCGCGGGTGAAGCTTCTCACCGGCGGCGACCGGATCAAGGCCCGCCGGATGCGGCAGGACTTCTTCAGCTTCGCCCCGACCCACAAGCTGTGGCTGCTCGGAAATCACCGGCCCGAAGTGGGCACCGGGGGCTTCGCGTTCTGGCGCCGCATGCGGCTCATCCCGTTCGAGCGGACAGTCTCCGACGACCGGAAGATCGACAATCTCGCCGACATCCTCGTCACCGAGGAAGGCCCCGGCATCCTCAACTGGCTGATCGAAGGCGCACGCCGCTACCTCGCCGGCGACAAGGACCTCACCGGGCCCGAGCGCGTGCGCATCGCCACCAGTGCGTACGCGGAGACCGAGGACCACATCGGCCGTTTCCTCGGCGAGAGCTGTGTGCTTCACCCGGATCAACGGGCAGAACAGGCACAGCTGTACGCGGCGTACAAGGCGTGGTGCCACCACGAGGGCGTGCCGGCGATGACGTCCCGCTCCTTCGCGGCTCGTGTGCGCGAGACGGTCGGGCTCGCGTCGCCCAAGCAGATGATCCTGTCGAACCAGCGCAAGCACTACCCGGGCATCGGACTGCTTGCCGAGGAGGAGGATGCCTGA
- a CDS encoding DUF6009 family protein, whose protein sequence is MSALIDQDEIREETDIVWLEDSTALDYVRQNLDRLPTRKGKPAYHRDGRMVGYAVLGPGAKASRSSGTFRRRVFWLLPHDRDTDPSGLYATGAPAEAVDPRTLAPGTKGYKTERSEGGPPSSAMRELGITLPL, encoded by the coding sequence ATGAGCGCGCTCATCGACCAGGATGAGATCCGTGAGGAGACGGATATCGTCTGGCTCGAAGACTCCACCGCGCTGGACTACGTCCGTCAGAACCTCGACCGGCTGCCGACCCGCAAGGGCAAGCCGGCCTACCACCGCGACGGCCGCATGGTCGGGTACGCGGTGCTCGGCCCCGGCGCCAAGGCGTCCCGCTCGTCGGGTACTTTCCGCCGCCGGGTCTTCTGGCTCCTTCCGCACGACCGTGACACCGATCCGAGCGGTCTGTACGCGACCGGGGCCCCTGCCGAGGCCGTCGACCCCCGCACCCTCGCCCCCGGCACCAAGGGGTACAAGACGGAGCGGTCGGAGGGCGGGCCGCCGTCCTCGGCGATGCGGGAGCTCGGGATCACGCTGCCGCTGTAG
- a CDS encoding MFS transporter: MTSAPGASPRAKHTPPARRTFAALSVRNFRLFAGGQLVSVAGTWMMVVAQDWLVLSLTGDSGTALGIVTALQFAPMLLLTLHAGGLADRYDKRRLLIVCNLISAALALLLALLVLTGQVGLWHVFLFALGLGTVNAVEVPTRMSFVSELVGTDLLPNASALSAAYFSTARVVGPALAGLLIGWWGTGPVMLLNVASYLGTVVGLRMMRPRELHRAAKRPERAPVMDGLRHLASRPDLVLPMLLVAVTGMLAFNFQLTLPLLAKTVFHTDAASFGLLTTALAAGSLAAAFLNTRRRGRPSFSLVVVAAVGFGLVEALAGLAPNYPAAAVLLFLTGFGSISFSQAANHRIQLGTEPAYRGRVLALYTLAFQGTTPLGALLIGWLSERAGARAGLLVGGAGTVAFALAVLAAEAVRRRRASDAGLLDPRSTGCRRLGATLRS; encoded by the coding sequence ATGACCTCCGCCCCCGGGGCCAGCCCCCGCGCCAAGCACACGCCGCCCGCTCGCCGGACGTTCGCCGCGCTGTCCGTGCGCAACTTCCGCCTCTTCGCCGGTGGTCAGCTGGTGTCCGTCGCCGGCACGTGGATGATGGTCGTCGCCCAGGACTGGCTGGTGCTCTCCCTGACCGGCGACTCCGGCACCGCCCTCGGTATCGTCACCGCCCTCCAGTTCGCCCCGATGCTGCTGCTCACTCTGCACGCCGGCGGGCTCGCGGACCGGTACGACAAGCGACGCCTGCTGATCGTCTGCAACCTCATCTCGGCTGCCCTGGCCCTCCTGCTTGCCCTGCTCGTGCTCACCGGGCAGGTGGGCCTGTGGCACGTGTTCCTGTTCGCTCTCGGTCTCGGCACCGTCAACGCCGTCGAGGTACCCACACGGATGTCCTTCGTCAGCGAACTCGTCGGCACCGATCTGCTGCCGAACGCGTCCGCCCTGAGCGCCGCCTACTTCAGCACCGCACGCGTCGTCGGCCCGGCGCTCGCCGGACTACTGATCGGCTGGTGGGGCACCGGGCCGGTGATGCTGCTCAACGTGGCGAGCTACCTGGGTACGGTCGTCGGTCTTCGGATGATGCGGCCACGCGAGCTGCACCGAGCGGCGAAGCGGCCCGAACGGGCGCCTGTCATGGACGGTCTGCGTCATCTCGCCTCCCGGCCCGACCTGGTGCTGCCGATGCTGCTCGTCGCTGTCACCGGCATGCTGGCGTTCAACTTCCAGCTCACGCTGCCGCTGCTCGCCAAGACCGTGTTCCATACGGACGCCGCATCGTTCGGGCTGCTGACGACGGCGCTCGCGGCGGGTTCCCTGGCCGCCGCGTTCCTCAACACGCGGCGGCGTGGGCGGCCCTCGTTCAGCCTGGTCGTCGTGGCGGCTGTGGGCTTCGGGCTTGTGGAGGCCCTGGCCGGGCTCGCCCCCAACTACCCTGCTGCCGCAGTCTTGTTGTTCCTCACCGGCTTCGGCTCCATCTCGTTCTCGCAGGCCGCCAACCACCGGATCCAGCTGGGCACCGAACCCGCCTACCGAGGCCGTGTCCTGGCCCTCTACACGCTGGCCTTCCAGGGCACCACGCCCCTGGGCGCCCTCCTCATCGGGTGGCTCAGCGAGCGCGCGGGCGCCCGCGCCGGGCTCCTGGTGGGCGGCGCGGGCACCGTCGCCTTCGCCCTCGCGGTGCTCGCCGCGGAGGCGGTGCGCCGCCGCCGGGCTTCGGACGCCGGGCTGCTCGACCCGCGCTCGACCGGCTGTCGGCGCTTGGGTGCCACACTCCGATCATGA
- a CDS encoding GAF domain-containing protein has translation MNEAADRTGAWLRRWITAHGGVAGTVHARRGDDMVLAAAVNIPPPVVAVVGVVPKGKGMAGLAFERDAAVSTCNLKTDTTGDVRPGARAVDASAAVAIPVHDEAGEIRGVVGIAYQGERAMDDSELALLTREAEALPSA, from the coding sequence ATGAACGAAGCAGCAGACAGGACCGGCGCCTGGCTCCGGCGCTGGATCACTGCACATGGCGGGGTGGCCGGCACCGTTCATGCGCGGCGGGGCGACGACATGGTTCTCGCCGCCGCGGTGAACATCCCCCCGCCCGTCGTCGCGGTGGTGGGCGTCGTACCGAAGGGCAAAGGCATGGCGGGCCTGGCCTTCGAACGCGACGCGGCGGTTTCCACCTGCAACCTGAAGACCGACACGACCGGTGATGTACGGCCGGGAGCCAGAGCCGTGGACGCGAGCGCCGCGGTGGCGATTCCCGTCCACGACGAGGCCGGTGAGATCCGAGGCGTCGTCGGGATCGCCTACCAGGGGGAGCGTGCCATGGACGACAGCGAGCTCGCCCTGCTGACGCGTGAAGCCGAAGCGCTGCCGTCGGCATAG
- a CDS encoding ScbA/BarX family gamma-butyrolactone biosynthesis protein: protein MPKEYVHRASLAEVFLTSCENSGGHIFSLTGQWPRAHTFFNSPDGRSHDHLQAVETVRQIGLYLAHTEFGVPLGNHFVMRDISATTYPEHMGIGHTPSDLKIETIWTSERRDLLSGVNVTIRRGDHVVAVGEGHFTCVSPAAYRRLRGTAAEAAIDYRPTGQVPADFGRTLPNDLVLAPTDQPTIWRLNPDPTHPVMFDHGGDHIPGMVLLEAARQGACALLGPGTTMVPTQTVNRFQRYVEFGTPCWIEAVPLPVQQPGMFSVVVTGHQDGHQAFSTELSGFVQHQVAV, encoded by the coding sequence GTGCCCAAGGAATACGTGCACCGCGCTTCGCTAGCAGAGGTATTCCTCACCAGCTGTGAGAATTCGGGCGGACACATCTTCTCGCTCACCGGACAGTGGCCGCGCGCCCATACCTTCTTCAACAGCCCTGACGGTCGGAGCCACGACCACCTGCAAGCCGTCGAGACGGTCCGTCAGATCGGCCTGTATCTCGCCCACACCGAGTTCGGTGTCCCCCTCGGAAATCACTTCGTGATGCGGGACATATCCGCCACCACCTACCCCGAGCACATGGGGATAGGGCACACACCCAGTGACCTCAAGATCGAGACGATCTGGACCTCGGAGCGGCGCGACCTGCTGTCCGGCGTGAACGTCACCATCCGCCGCGGCGACCACGTAGTGGCGGTGGGCGAAGGGCATTTCACCTGCGTCTCCCCCGCCGCCTACCGCCGTCTGCGCGGCACCGCCGCCGAAGCGGCGATCGACTACCGCCCCACCGGCCAGGTGCCGGCCGACTTCGGCCGGACGCTCCCCAACGACCTGGTCCTCGCCCCGACCGACCAGCCCACCATCTGGCGGCTGAACCCCGACCCCACCCACCCCGTGATGTTCGACCACGGCGGCGATCACATCCCCGGCATGGTCCTGCTCGAGGCCGCACGTCAGGGCGCGTGCGCCCTGCTGGGACCGGGTACCACGATGGTCCCCACTCAGACGGTCAACCGCTTCCAGCGGTACGTCGAGTTCGGCACCCCTTGCTGGATCGAGGCCGTCCCCCTGCCCGTACAGCAACCGGGCATGTTCAGCGTCGTGGTGACGGGCCACCAAGACGGCCACCAGGCCTTCAGCACCGAGCTCTCCGGCTTCGTACAGCACCAAGTAGCCGTATAG
- a CDS encoding carboxymuconolactone decarboxylase family protein, whose protein sequence is MSVRLNLFGSEIAGKAMKGINTASMAVINSGLLPKATIDLVLLRASQINGCGFCTDIHSKDLAHAGEDAARVNLVAVWREATVFTEAERAALEVAEQGTRIADAAGGVPDDVWTNAAKHYDEEQLAALTCLISLINASNRLGVITGQPGGNYQPGQFG, encoded by the coding sequence ATGAGTGTTCGTCTGAATCTTTTCGGCAGTGAGATCGCCGGCAAGGCCATGAAGGGGATCAACACGGCGAGCATGGCCGTCATCAACAGTGGGCTGCTGCCGAAGGCGACGATCGACCTGGTGCTGCTGCGGGCGAGTCAGATCAATGGCTGTGGCTTTTGCACGGACATCCACAGCAAGGACCTGGCGCACGCCGGTGAGGATGCCGCACGGGTCAACCTGGTCGCGGTGTGGCGTGAGGCAACGGTGTTCACCGAGGCCGAGCGGGCCGCGCTGGAGGTGGCCGAGCAGGGCACCCGGATCGCCGATGCTGCCGGTGGTGTCCCCGACGATGTGTGGACCAATGCCGCCAAGCACTACGACGAGGAGCAGCTGGCCGCGCTGACCTGCCTCATCTCCCTGATCAACGCCAGCAACCGGCTCGGCGTCATCACCGGCCAGCCCGGCGGCAACTACCAGCCCGGCCAGTTCGGCTGA
- the sigJ gene encoding RNA polymerase sigma factor SigJ has product MSTQSEQEENQIDAGLSAVLSERRQLINLAYRLLGSVADAEDVVQETYVRWYAMSRQQQEEIASPGAWLTKVAGRICLDLLGSARAKRERYVGEWVPEPLPDRMEWISGRSGSAADPADRVTLDESVSMAFLVVLDSMTPAERVVFVLHDVFHYSFVEVAEIVGRTPAACRKLASSARHRVHAQRAPATATPQRAGMVRDFRQAWEAQDIEALIGLLDPDATTITDGGGVVGAHLQPIEGGEQVARFFVNAAENAPDLTIVESHVNGQPGLVLQRGGVTVSVLAFDMAGDRIKHIWAVLNPDKLRPWTG; this is encoded by the coding sequence GTGAGCACACAGTCAGAGCAGGAAGAGAATCAGATCGACGCGGGGCTGAGTGCGGTCCTGAGTGAACGGCGTCAACTGATCAACCTCGCCTACCGACTGCTCGGATCCGTGGCCGATGCCGAGGACGTCGTGCAGGAGACGTACGTGCGCTGGTACGCCATGTCACGACAGCAGCAGGAGGAAATCGCGTCCCCCGGCGCCTGGCTGACCAAGGTCGCCGGCCGTATCTGCCTCGACCTGCTCGGCTCCGCGCGAGCCAAGCGGGAACGGTACGTGGGCGAATGGGTACCGGAGCCCCTGCCCGACCGCATGGAGTGGATCAGCGGCCGGTCGGGCAGCGCCGCCGACCCGGCCGACCGGGTCACCCTCGACGAGTCGGTCAGCATGGCCTTCCTCGTCGTGCTCGACTCGATGACCCCTGCCGAGCGCGTCGTGTTCGTCCTTCACGACGTCTTCCACTACTCGTTCGTGGAAGTGGCGGAGATCGTCGGCCGTACGCCGGCGGCGTGCCGCAAGCTGGCCTCCTCAGCCCGCCACCGCGTGCACGCGCAGCGTGCCCCAGCGACCGCGACCCCTCAACGCGCGGGCATGGTCAGGGACTTCAGGCAGGCGTGGGAGGCCCAGGACATCGAGGCCCTCATCGGCCTCCTCGACCCCGACGCCACGACGATCACCGACGGCGGCGGCGTCGTCGGCGCCCATCTCCAGCCCATCGAGGGCGGCGAGCAGGTCGCCCGCTTCTTCGTCAACGCCGCCGAGAACGCCCCCGACCTGACGATCGTGGAGTCCCACGTCAACGGCCAGCCCGGGTTGGTGCTTCAACGCGGGGGCGTCACCGTGTCCGTGTTGGCGTTCGACATGGCAGGAGATCGGATCAAGCACATCTGGGCGGTGCTCAACCCCGACAAGCTCCGGCCGTGGACAGGCTGA